Proteins encoded within one genomic window of Lysinibacillus sphaericus:
- a CDS encoding GNAT family N-acetyltransferase codes for MTTQEQITLAPVLKEELTIFKEELQEAFMKGLQDSLFEAQKPTEMGLLPSDEDFEHSLTANESVVRQLVQNGERIGGVVLKINNDTQRNEVDFLYTKANAHGKGLGTKVWQTIEAAFPETKVWELHTPYFEKRNIHFYVNKCGFHIVEFYHRGNPGPNVEGEEPESDEEYEFFRFEKVMTKASSET; via the coding sequence ATGACAACACAAGAACAAATAACATTAGCACCTGTACTGAAAGAAGAGCTAACAATATTTAAAGAAGAATTACAAGAGGCGTTCATGAAAGGGTTACAAGATAGTTTATTTGAGGCACAAAAACCAACTGAAATGGGACTACTCCCGTCTGATGAGGATTTCGAGCATTCGCTTACTGCAAATGAGTCGGTCGTGCGCCAACTTGTTCAAAACGGCGAAAGAATCGGTGGGGTTGTCTTAAAAATTAATAACGACACGCAGCGAAACGAAGTGGACTTCCTTTATACAAAGGCTAATGCACACGGCAAAGGTCTTGGGACAAAGGTGTGGCAGACAATAGAAGCAGCGTTCCCAGAGACGAAAGTATGGGAACTACACACACCGTACTTTGAAAAACGTAATATTCATTTTTACGTGAATAAGTGTGGATTTCACATTGTAGAATTCTATCACCGAGGAAATCCAGGTCCGAACGTTGAAGGTGAAGAGCCTGAATCTGATGAAGAATATGAGTTTTTCCGTTTTGAAAAGGTTATGACGAAAGCGAGTAGTGAAACGTAA
- a CDS encoding SH3 domain-containing protein produces MKKILKPLISVIAIGTLSLSINIDKNVFANNIANTCAYNSTSKVNPDYSTMNCLLTETALKYDVPPEIVKAIAEGESGNWRHFDKNGEAIVTADNGIGIMQITNQAGYNQDRLKSDIVYNIQAGVETLDNMFKRKDLPSINGGERDVLEHWYFAIMAYNGTKPVNSPIVQATGERNTNAYQERILSIINKLELIDLTELPFSREHFQYDSNSRENIKFSTMNYDFDLPLTKSKYYFEKNQKVSAITNVTIRTRPTTDSPSLGTLREGEIVTITGPFEYEKVSMKKNHFVWYPVKRSDGTEGYVASSYLNYSAATPTPPVTPPTTGNVDVSKFADYNANQYWAEDFKWAVNIGIISGYPNVKNPSTGKYENLLKPYTNLTENQMLSILFRYFKPSELALTKANTSWYGDVNYQLATKYSLPVLGANTASKQAIAGKDITRGNFARILASMHYGKTVSQSEAIKFLRDNGLTTTKTNEEFKPNDSLARAHTVAFFHRYEQIFNN; encoded by the coding sequence ATGAAAAAGATATTGAAACCATTGATTAGTGTTATTGCCATTGGTACCCTCTCTCTATCTATAAACATCGATAAAAATGTATTCGCTAATAATATTGCAAATACATGTGCGTATAATTCGACATCGAAAGTAAACCCTGATTATTCCACAATGAACTGTTTGTTAACTGAAACAGCACTGAAATATGATGTTCCTCCTGAAATTGTGAAGGCAATAGCGGAAGGTGAAAGTGGAAATTGGCGTCATTTTGATAAGAATGGTGAAGCAATTGTGACAGCTGATAATGGAATAGGCATTATGCAAATTACAAATCAAGCAGGCTACAACCAAGATAGACTAAAAAGCGATATTGTCTATAATATTCAAGCTGGTGTAGAGACGCTAGATAATATGTTTAAGCGAAAGGATTTACCTAGCATCAACGGTGGAGAAAGAGATGTACTGGAACATTGGTACTTCGCTATCATGGCTTATAACGGTACTAAGCCAGTAAATAGTCCAATTGTTCAAGCAACTGGTGAAAGAAATACCAATGCCTATCAAGAAAGAATTCTCAGTATTATTAATAAATTGGAATTAATAGACTTAACAGAGCTGCCTTTTTCACGTGAACATTTTCAATATGACTCTAACAGCAGGGAAAATATTAAATTTTCAACGATGAACTATGACTTTGATTTACCATTAACAAAATCTAAGTATTATTTTGAAAAAAATCAAAAGGTTAGTGCAATAACGAATGTAACAATTAGGACAAGACCTACTACGGATAGTCCTTCTTTGGGTACTTTACGTGAAGGTGAAATTGTTACCATTACAGGTCCTTTTGAATATGAAAAAGTATCAATGAAGAAAAACCATTTTGTGTGGTATCCTGTGAAAAGAAGTGACGGGACAGAGGGCTATGTAGCATCAAGTTATTTAAACTACTCAGCTGCAACACCAACACCTCCAGTAACACCGCCCACAACGGGCAACGTTGATGTATCAAAGTTTGCTGATTACAATGCAAACCAATACTGGGCTGAGGATTTTAAGTGGGCAGTCAACATCGGTATCATAAGTGGATACCCAAATGTGAAAAACCCATCAACAGGTAAGTACGAAAACTTACTTAAACCGTACACGAACTTAACGGAAAACCAAATGTTATCTATCCTATTCCGTTACTTCAAACCATCAGAACTAGCTTTAACGAAAGCTAATACTTCATGGTATGGAGACGTAAACTACCAACTGGCTACAAAATACTCTCTACCTGTCCTAGGTGCAAACACAGCATCCAAACAAGCCATTGCAGGGAAGGATATCACACGAGGTAACTTCGCTCGTATCTTAGCTTCAATGCATTATGGTAAGACCGTATCTCAGTCAGAGGCTATTAAATTCCTTCGTGATAATGGTTTAACAACTACTAAAACAAATGAAGAGTTTAAACCAAATGATTCTCTAGCAAGAGCGCACACAGTGGCATTCTTCCACCGTTACGAACAAATATTTAATAACTAA